Proteins encoded within one genomic window of Pieris brassicae chromosome 12, ilPieBrab1.1, whole genome shotgun sequence:
- the LOC123717587 gene encoding protein son of sevenless isoform X3 gives MLPTVEESRGYDFQDPENVDKWKGLFLNSFKKILENLHPTLTAEESGLEFVESLCLRLLSMLCAIPAPVTIQDVEERVSRTFPTPLDRWALQEARDVQKKRKLLLPADKLHQLLQKEVLPHKIDPSVTGFMVGILEYISTDVLRLSGTFVKKISQKSGYLVITSSDIKTAMCADKLLMDMFYQESELAGVAAGVSALDRGRRASLTYGELVRDLLADERNFLRDLNLIIRVFKDEIEKIISDTWKISLIFGNIVDIYELTVTLLGNLEDAMEMSQDSPQPYIGSCFEELAEVEEFRAYVRYANIVTRKESRDALQEIVDNPEYSERLDTAGHGFRLAVKYYLPKLLLTPVSHVFLYHSYVLALLQIAPTTDDRESFKQVECNLHPIKKLLTKALGNGPKIDTAIRGAARARRQLAIEKCNELGKLIDNWDTKDVPQCCNEFIREDTLSKLGPGKRVAERRAFLFDGLLLLCKPSTSIVSVTVNSNAASGGPQQLKLKEKLHIRKLEIVDKIDCEEGRNLMELTPRIGGPIVLSAASAAEKRNWMCDLVMLNTKPMLDRSLDSILLELERRHPLKLPPVSLYRFAEPDSPDNIVLEERAGPTPLIKGATLLKLVERLTYHIYADLNLVRTFLTTYRSFCSPAELLDLLIERFHIPEPSEVYDTPRTSECVEEMSASSDAEKLSKNTAREDWKRYRKEFQQPVKFRVINVLRHWVDQHFYDFERDPALLEKLKEFLESVDGKPMKKWVQSVLKIVQRKSFTGGDTDSLAGGVAHVFDRLPPATCKHVADPDRYNWHPLSLHPLEMARQLTLLEFQLYKQVKPSELVGAVWTKKDKEKTSPNLLKIIKHTTNFTRWMEKWVVESENGDERAGVIARFLELAVCLRDLNNFNGVLAVVAACGSASVHRLRNTFQLVPLRLLRALEQFRALNSDHFKRYQERLRSINPPCVPFCGIYLTNILHIEEGNLDYLPNSQLINFSKRRKVAEITGEIQQYQNQPYCLTIEPRTRTFLESLDPFPGMDDNEVTNYLYNKSLEIEPRPPTKPTPKFPRKYPELSVKPVKIRRSTEHHQSSSNISGNEDTLSVAQLSPTSICTWDGASLASLPINQDDRGERSLTSPRLERSSSSSLAQLGQLSLFDKLAFFDKSKSVATLNNTRNSMSARDEPPSPRDNHSPRHDRCNSTSCVSNMTSSMGTIRSRGAALSPRGAIVDAELFYSRSMDHLACKRNEQERVPPLLPRHSALSSTTSLADHEPPPPPPHHHLHSIGTSDTPDIDKPLPSPKHPELFRSPAMSPKRSPAPPPPGLLNASPLHLDRPPTFSFPSATSPSSLQQSCESSSCGTPPPLPPRRRRDSAATPTLHHGSWQDSSPSAAGNSPPPLPPRPPPAPELLRPQSSALLQRRHHSAGLAPRLPPKPPPAAVAPRT, from the exons ATGCTTCCGACGGTGGAAGAAAGTCGGGGCTACGATTTTCAGGACCCAGAGAATGTGGATAAATGGAAAGGTCTCTTCCTCAATTCATTCAAAAAG ATCTTAGAGAACCTGCATCCAACATTAACAGCTGAAGAGAGTGGTCTAGAATTTGTGGAGTCATTATGTCTTCGCCTGCTGTCTATGCTATGTGCTATACCAGCTCCTGTCACAATTCAG gaTGTAGAAGAAAGAGTGTCTCGAACCTTTCCAACACCTCTAGACAGATGGGCATTGCAAGAGGCGAGAGATGtacaaaagaaaagaaagtTGCTACTGCCTGCTGATAAGTTGCATCAGCTCCTGCAGAag GAGGTCCTGCCACACAAAATTGACCCTTCAGTAACGGGTTTCATGGTTGGAATACTGGAGTATATAAGCACAGATGTGTTGAGACTCTCTGGAACATTTGTTAAGAAGATCTCACAGAAGTCAGGATATCTTGTTATCACCAGCAGCGATATAAAGACAGCTATGTGTGCTgataag CTTCTTATGGATATGTTCTACCAAGAATCTGAACTGGCTGGAGTAGCAGCAGGTGTATCAGCTCTTGACAGGGGTCGCAGAGCCTCCCTCACATATGGAGAGTTGGTGAGAGATCTTTTGGCTGATGAGAGAAACTTCCTTCGCGATCTCAACCTTATCATCAGGGTTTTTAAGGACGAGATAGAGAAGATCATCTCTGACACATGG AAGATATCGCTCATATTTGGTAACATAGTGGACATTTACGAGCTTACTGTCACTTTGCTTGGGAACTTGGAAGATGCAATGGAAATGTCTCAGGATTCGCCGCAACCATATATTGGAAGTTGTTTTGAAG aattagcCGAAGTGGAAGAGTTCCGTGCGTACGTCAGATATGCAAATATTGTCACGAGAAAAGAGTCGAGGGATGCCTTGCAAGAAATCGTTGACAACCCAGAG tACTCCGAGCGTCTTGATACAGCGGGTCATGGTTTTCGACTTGCGGTGAAATACTATCTGCCGAAGTTGTTATTAACCCCCGTTTCTCACGTGTTCCTATATCATAGCTACGTGTTGGCTTTGCTACAGATAGCACCCACTACTGACGACAGGGAGAGTTTTAAACAG GTCGAATGCAATTTACATcccataaaaaagttattgacGAAGGCATTAGGAAATGGCCCTAAAAT tgaTACAGCAATCCGAGGCGCGGCTAGAGCGAGACGGCAGCTCGCGATAGAGAAGTGCAACGAGCTCGGGAAATTAATAGATAATTGGGATACGAAAGATGTGCCACAGTGCTGCAATGAGTTTATTAGAG AGGATACGCTATCAAAACTAGGCCCTGGAAAACGAGTTGCAGAAAGACGGGCGTTCCTATTTGACGGTCTACTTCTTCTCTGTAAGCCGTCTACTAGCATAGTCAGC GTAACTGTTAATAGTAATGCAGCATCCGGTGGCCCCCAACAACTGAAGTTAAAGGAAAAACTCCATATTAGAAAACTAGAAATTGTGGATAAAATTGACTGTGAAG AGGGCCGTAACCTAATGGAGCTAACACCCCGGATCGGAGGACCAATAGTTCTTTCGGCTGCTTCAGCCGCCGAAAAAAGAAACTGGATGTGCGACCTCGTCATGCTGAACACCAAGCCCATGCTTGATAGGAGTTTGGACAG CATATTACTAGAACTGGAAAGGCGGCATCCCCTCAAACTGCCACCGGTGTCGTTATATCGCTTTGCGGAGCCCGACTCGCCCGATAATATAGTGTTGGAAGAACGTGCGGGACCCACCCCTCTTATAAAG GGCGCCACCCTCCTAAAACTCGTAGAACGACTAACATACCACATCTACGCGGATTTGAACCTCGTGCGAACATTCCTAACGACCTACCGCTCATTCTGCTCACCGGCCGAGCTGCTCGACCTGCTCATTGAGCGGTTTCATATTCCGGAGCCGAGCGAGGTCTACGATACACCCAGAACCT CTGAATGCGTAGAAGAAATGTCAGCGAGTAGCGATGCTGAGAAGCTAAGTAAGAATACGGCGCGGGAAGATTGGAAGAGATATCGGAAAGAGTTCCAGCAACCTGTCAAATTTCG agtaATCAACGTACTAAGACACTGGGTGGACCAACATTTCTACGACTTTGAACGTGACCCAGCATTGCTTGAAAAATTAAAGGAATTTTTGGAGTCGGTTGATGGCAAACCTATGAAGAAATGGGTGCAAAGTGTACTCAAAATTGTACAGAGAAAG AGCTTCACCGGTGGCGATACAGACAGCCTAGCAGGGGGAGTGGCACATGTGTTTGATCGTCTACCACCTGCCACATGCAAACACGTGGCCGACCCAGACAGATACAACTGGCATCCTCTTTCCTTGCACCCGTTGGAAATGGCCAGACAACTCACGCTGCTCGAGTTTCAGTTGTATAAACAG GTTAAGCCATCAGAGTTAGTTGGTGCTGTGTGGACGAAGAAagataaagaaaaaacaaGCCCCAATCTTTTGAAGATTATTAAACACACAACAAac TTCACTCGATGGATGGAAAAATGGGTTGTAGAAAGCGAAAATGGGGATGAACGAGCTGGGGTGATAGCTAGGTTTCTAGAACTGGCCGTTTGTCTTCGCGACCTGAATAACTTCAATGGGGTTTTGGCTGTGGTCGCTGCCTGTGGAAGTGCCAGCGTTCACAGATTGAGGAATACCTTTCAG CTGGTCCCTCTCCGTCTCCTTCGGGCTCTAGAACAATTTCGCGCTTTGAACTCGGACCACTTCAAACGCTACCAAGAAAGGCTTCGCAGTATTAATCCTCCATGTGTGCCCTTCTGCGGGATCTACCTCACGAACATTCTGCACATTGAAGAGGGGAATCTTG atTACCTACCAAACTCtcaattaataaacttttcgAAGAGGAGAAAAGTAGCGGAAATCACCGGAGAAATTCAACAGTACCAGAACCAGCCATACTGTCTCACCATCGAACCTAGGACAAGG ACGTTTCTCGAATCGTTGGACCCGTTTCCTGGTATGGACGACAACGAAGTGACCAACTACCTCTACAATAAAAGTTTGGAAATTGAACCCAGACCGCCCACGAAACCCACACCCAAATTT CCTAGAAAATACCCAGAGCTTTCGGTGAAGCCGGTGAAGATTCGTCGTTCAACGGAACATCACCAGTCTTCTTCCAATATATCCGGGAATGAGGATACACTGA GTGTTGCCCAACTTTCACCAACAAGTATTTGTACATGGGATGGTGCATCTCTCGCTTCTTTACCCATAAATCAGGATGATAGAG GTGAAAGATCTCTGACTAGTCCCCGATTAGAGCGGTCAAGTTCCAGCTCATTGGCCCAACTTGGCCAACTGAGTTTGTTTGACAAACTTGCATTTTTTGACAAGAGCAAGTCAGTCGCTACACTTAATAACACCAG gaACAGTATGTCAGCGCGAGATGAACCACCCTCGCCCAGAGATAATCATTCGCCGCGGCATGACCG atgTAACAGCACAAGTTGTGTGTCCAACATGACATCGAGTATGGGGACTATTCGGTCTAGGGGAGCAGCGTTGTCCCCTCGCGGAGCCATTGTAGACGCGGAACTATTTTACTCCCGAAGTATGGACCACTTGGCTTGCAAGCGGAACGAACAG GAACGAGTCCCACCCTTACTACCTCGTCACAGCGCCTTAAGTTCCACCACTTCGCTGGCAGACCACGAACCGCCGCCCCCACCACCTCACCACCACCTGCATTCTATAG GTACATCTGATACGCCGGATATTGATAAACCACTTCCCAGTCCGAAACATCCTGAGTTATTTAG AAGTCCGGCAATGTCTCCCAAACGTTCTCCTGCACCTCCACCTCCAGGCCTGCTTAACGCGAGCCCGCTCCATCTAGATAG GCCTCCTACGTTCAGTTTCCCATCGGCCACATCACCATCATCACTACAGCAGTCAT gTGAATCCAGTTCGTGTGGGACTCCACCACCTCTCCCTCCACGGAGAAGACGAGACTCAGCCGCCACGCCCACTTTGCATCAC GGATCCTGGCAGGACAGTTCCCCTTCAGCGGCAGGCAATAGCCCGCCCCCCTTGCCCCCTCGACCTCCACCCGCCCCAGAACTGCTTAGGCCTCAGAGCTCCGCCCTACTGCAAAGGAGACATCACAGCGCTGG gctTGCCCCCAGACTGCCACCGAAACCTCCACCGGCGGCCGTGGCGCCTCGCACCTAG